DNA sequence from the Gouania willdenowi chromosome 21, fGouWil2.1, whole genome shotgun sequence genome:
ACGTTGGTCACCTTCTCCTCTGCTGTGGCTCTTCCCGTGTCCATCTTTCTACAGGCCTGGCCCAACCTGGTCTCCAGTGCTGTGGCTGGAGCCGTCTTTATCTGCACGCTGGCTACTAACTGCATGCTGTTTGTACCTCAGGTTAGAAAAGAATGATCAAAACATTGTAGTATTACCATGACGACGTCTGTATATTTACATTTGCAACATTTCTACAGattctaaaatgtaaaaatggaaGGTATATTTATAATATGGTAAAACATATTCActatagatcagtgtttttAGGTTAAAGCTGTTATGCAACACTACAACATTCCCACACCACATGCAACTCCAGTTTAGATGCTTGAGATCAGACGAACTGAGCGAAACTAAAGACACTTATGACAGGTtgatgaatagcagttacggGCATGACTTTCTATGTTTGATTAAAGCAAGTCAATCCGCTCTTCGTGTCTAACTCAGTTTTTACGTGTCTGTCAGTGCTGCATGACTCAACAAAGGGCATTTTATGAGTCAAAGCTACGTAGGCTGCTGCAAACAGGTTTACGACTCCTTTTAGAGTCTGGCAGTAAGTTCATGCCGCAACAAAGGAATGCGTTTTTCTCGGAAATAAGGGAAGTGCTTGAACAATGAGCAAGGCGCGCCACCACACCTGGGCTAAATCTCGTGTCCGATAGTCGTCATGAGATCTTCCAGTGGTGTGTGTCATTGATCTCACATTTGGCTTTTCTGTAGCTTTTGCAGTGGCGCCAGTTTGAAGTGGATCAGAACAACCAAAGTCAGATGGCCAAGTACTTCAGCAGCCCCAGTAAGAGCCAGCCCTCCGTGTACAGCCAGGATGAGATCTACTACCTGCTGGGGGAAAACACCTCCATGAAAAAGCTCCTGAATGAGGTCATTCCCCAATAAGTATaagtgagagagagaagaaaactCTCTATGACACAATACAGAGCAATCGATCCTGATTATTATCTTCAGGTTAtataaaattctgttttttaatgttttgctgcataattgttttttttttttttttgtccttacATTTGAATTTGAGGAAGCTTTGCTATCagggtaaataaataataaatactaattatttctgttacttttaacctttttcaaagCCTCCTGTGCACATGCCgctaacacactcaaaacaatacatctgggtaATAAAGTGAATATATATAAAGCAGCCAACCTTTATAGATGCTAATGCTATAGTTTGTACATTCTATAAACATTGtattgttttcatatatttaaacaaatacataGAATATTTTTGGGGGACTTTGTTATAAAAACCTTTTGTcactaaaatacattaaaaaatgtaacatcTAATTGTTTGATaaggttttaatgtttaaaacttattaaatgagaaaatacaaatgaaggaACCATGAAACAGCATCACGGGACATTTTAAGTAGGTGTTTTTCGACACATATTGTGTTTACGAGGTTTGGTGGGGCCCTGGAACCTTCCCCAGTTTATAAAAGCACTGTAGTCTGTGGACAATTTGCCGTTAGGTTGCAGAGCCAACATACATAGCAAGACAAGCACATACTCATGAAAATCTATGTGGAATTTTCATTAAAGCAaagaattaaaatacaatatcaaCTCAGTGTAATGCAAGTAACACAGCCTTAAGACAGATCAGCGGCCACTAAGAAATACTGTCTGATTCAAGATGAAGGATTTACTTTCTAATCACAATAGATTTaacataaatgtacatataCACAGTTTGAGAAGGAACAGGAAGAAGCAAATGCTAGTTCTGCCCCTTCTTTACTTTCAGTGTCTAATTCTAACCATTATAATGTCCTTCCTGGCTATCcccttaaaataaatacaataagaaaaaatatgtcTGCAAAGAGTTTTAAGTCCATTTAATATTCAATGTACCACCTCTTTATAGATGCAAAGCCCACATTCCTACATACAGAAAgctatttatttttgcattaaattTCAAACTCAGGAGGATCAAACCAGCAGAGGGTGACATAACTCTTACATACACGTATCATTGTCAATTACTGAGCTTCAAAAAATAGGGACATGGCATCAAAGGAGAGAAGCATCAAGCCACTCAATTTCAACACCTGCAGGTTATGAGAATCTCCATCCCAGATAAGGTTTCCACAGCTGTCTGTTCTGAGAACTCTAAACTGCTCTTTGCATGAGGAGTGAAGGTCAAactgtttctaaaaaaaatattttttttaacaattggtCAAGACCTCAGTAGTCAGAAAGAGTAATTTATTTCATCCCTttaacaaaaatgtcaacatattcgtcaatgtttttgttcatatgcatttttttaatgagttcttgttattaaagaaatgtAGTCAACAAAAACTATAGGCAGAAGTATTTAGTCAATAAAGTTAACACTGCTGAATAGATCATTTCTAACATTACACCAGTGTCCTGCCAATGTGActgaatgattttattttgtttatccaTCCACTCTTCAGAAGAATGCTGTGATTGACAGTCTTCAGGAGCAAGTGAACAATGCCAAAGGCAAACTCCTGCGACTTATGTCCACCAGCCATTCTCCTGAAGACCAGGGCATGGACTCCTCCACCAGTAATCTTAATTCTTCCTCCACTCAGACCACTGAGCTTCAGTCTGAAGAACCTTCCATCATGTCTTTTCCTCAGAAAGAACCACAATCTACCTTCTTGTCCACTCGTATTCCTTCTTGTGCCACAACTTGTCCTGTTTCACCATTTACTGTTACACCATCATCAGAACCTTCCACACTCCCTGCCAATGATCACCAAAGAAAAACCCAGAGACAACCTTCTTCTTTAGGCTCCCCGGTTAGAGATGAAATTGAGTCAAAAATGGAAGATGAGTTCTTACAGCCACGCCCATTTCCTGGGTCACTCAGAACAGCAGAGGAGACTGTCCACTTTGTCACTTCTCTACAGTCTCCACGAGGTGATCTATCATTTCAACTTGAACCAAACACAAGACTAGCTGGTTTTATCAGTAGTGAACAGTTGCAGGAGATCCTCCAAGAGCTGAGTGTAGACGCCGTCACAGAAACAACTCTTCGATCACCTGGCCGAGAGTCTCGATCATCTCAACCAAAACCCTCGTTGCTCGCCCTACGTACTCCATGCTCCCCACCTCCACCTGCTCACTTCCACTTCCCCAGCATCTCTCCTTACACTATGAGAAAGCGTCGTCCCCCCTTTGGCTCCTCCAGAAGAAGTCTGGCCCCATCCTGTTTCTATACTGGTCCAGAGAATTCCCGCTGCAGGAggacaagacacacacacagagatccaGTGAAGCACTCTGAGGCTATCACTGATGATGGCCTTCCACAGGGTCACACTATCAAAGAGGAGGATTCTGCAAGACAGAAAGCAGAAGGAAAACCTCAAAGATTTGTTTCAGTGTGTCACAGATGTTCCGTTCGACAAAGTGCTGAACAGAATTACACTGCCTCGCCTGATGTGGAAGAAAGACACAGTAGCGATCTGCAGTGTAAACATATCCGGGACTCTTGTGGTTACTGGGACTCAGACTCCAGCAGCTCAACAGATTATTCCTACTACCACCGTCCTTACTGTGACTCCTATTTGCAACGATGCTCACTCATGAGCTCAGACAGCTCCTCTGACTCCTCCGACAGCGACGATGAGGACTACGCATCCCTGTACCTCTCCTCACGGCCTGTAGTGTTCAAAGAAGACCTCAAACCCACCTTTGTATGACCAGTCACTCTGCACTT
Encoded proteins:
- the LOC114455476 gene encoding probable G-protein coupled receptor 156 isoform X1, which produces MKPELNCSSECDSPLCFIQSGISRREGLEVLQRLCSLSAMTVELPRRPLSPVLSAVLWTLLSCGILLAMCFLIFTLRFKNNRIVKMSSPNLNILTLFGSVLTYSSGFLFSIDEQACSQNGVSIAAHQARVWMLCVGSTLVFGPILGKTWRLYRVFTQRVPDKRVIIRDIQLMGMVAVLIVFDLLILTAWNITDPIGCSRSVTAVVKMMRKDISYSLSQMDSCSSNYSNLWFIIIAIQKGCLFLYGTYLAGLTYNVSHPPVNQSPTIITGVTLVTFSSAVALPVSIFLQAWPNLVSSAVAGAVFICTLATNCMLFVPQLLQWRQFEVDQNNQSQMAKYFSSPSKSQPSVYSQDEIYYLLGENTSMKKLLNEKNAVIDSLQEQVNNAKGKLLRLMSTSHSPEDQGMDSSTSNLNSSSTQTTELQSEEPSIMSFPQKEPQSTFLSTRIPSCATTCPVSPFTVTPSSEPSTLPANDHQRKTQRQPSSLGSPVRDEIESKMEDEFLQPRPFPGSLRTAEETVHFVTSLQSPRGDLSFQLEPNTRLAGFISSEQLQEILQELSVDAVTETTLRSPGRESRSSQPKPSLLALRTPCSPPPPAHFHFPSISPYTMRKRRPPFGSSRRSLAPSCFYTGPENSRCRRTRHTHRDPVKHSEAITDDGLPQGHTIKEEDSARQKAEGKPQRFVSVCHRCSVRQSAEQNYTASPDVEERHSSDLQCKHIRDSCGYWDSDSSSSTDYSYYHRPYCDSYLQRCSLMSSDSSSDSSDSDDEDYASLYLSSRPVVFKEDLKPTFV